One Archangium violaceum genomic window, CTGAAACTGGCGAGCAGAGGCTCCCGGTGGTGAAGGCCACCTATTTAATCAGCGACACGGGGCCGCGGCTCGCCGAGGAGCAGATCCCAGTGAGCTGGAGCGGCGAGTCCTGGGGAAAACCCGGCGAATCCAGCTACAAGTACGAGCCGGAGGGCGCGTTCTTCAAGCCGGCAACGGACGTAGCACTCATCGGCCACGCATACGCCCCACGGGGGATACTACCGAGACATTGGTGGCCCTCCAGGTGGGATCGTTGAAGAAGGTCGTGCGAGTGGTGGGCGAACGCACCTGGTTCCGAAGCATGGGCCGCGTAGGCATGACGAAGCCGCTGTCCTTCGAGACGATCGAGACGATGCCCTGGTTTGGGAGCGGGCCTTCGGTGGCTGTGACCGGACGGACTCGGGCAGGCCCTCCTTCGAGGAGCGCAACCCGGTGGGCACCGGCTTCCGCGCTAGCGCACGCCACTTCGAGGAGGGGCTGCGGCTCCCCAACCTGGAAAACCCCGAGCAACCGTTACGTGAGTTCGGCCAGAAGGTAGTGCCAGTGGGCTTCGGATTCACCTCGCCGGAGAGGCCGCCACGCGCGGCGTATTCGGGCATGTAGAGCGACAGCAACCAAGGAGGTAACCTCGATGGGAGAGACGGCAGCAGTTGTGGCACCCCGCGCGGCGGAGGTGCCGATGGTCGATCAGGAAGTGGTGCGGCGCATACGGGTGCTGGCGGAGACGGGCTGGGGCCACAAGCGGATGGCGCGCGAGGTGGGCGTGGCGCGCAACACGGTGAGGCGCTACCTGCGCGCGGGCAGCGAGGCTGACAAGCAGGTGTGGCCGAAGGCGCGGCGGCTCACCGGGGGGCATCGGCGAGGCCCCGCGACCTGGGGCCATCAGTAGATGATGCAGTCGAGCTTCTCGATGACGGCCTGGAGCTCTTCCACCGTGGTGTCGTACCGCTTTGCCTCGGCTGGGGCGAGGAGTGTCAGGGCCTTGGTTGGAGGCGGTTGGTCGTGCAGGTCCTCGATGACAACAGAGCCAAATCGTCCCGGCCACCGGACACTCTTGAGTTCGCGGGCTCGCGCGATGGGGTCCAGGATGGTGAAGCAGGGCCACTTGGGAAAGCGAAGGGTGGCTGGGTCACTGCCCATGATGCGGCACCCGTCCAGGCTGGCCTCGGTGAAGTCGCAGTCCTCAATGGAGCCGAATCGGAACCAGGGGTCACTGCCGTACTCGGGCCAGTGGCCGAAGTCGCACCCTGAGAAGCGACCCTTGAACCGACATCCCTTGAGGGAGGCGCTTATCCACTGCTGGTGGTTCTTCAACTCCTGCTTCACCTCGAAGGTGCAGTCGATGAATGTGGCCTGCTTGATGACCAGACGACTGGCGGGCACCTTCAGGACGACGGTGCAGTTGCGCAGCGTCAAGCCCGTGCTGAGGAAGTAGAGGGAGTTCTTGTCCGTCAGTTCCAGCCGCTCGTTGGCAATCTCCTGGTTCTTGAAGATGACGTTCTCCAGCCACCCCACGGCCGCCCCTTTCAGAAGGTGAGCATCCGGAAGAACTCGCCCGCCATGCGGCGACCATGGCGGGCCAGATTCGACTCCGTTCCGGCGAGAATCTCGTACTGACGGCCCGTCCTGGGGTCAATCACGTCGACGCCCTGATGCTTGAACTGAAGATCTCCGTCGAATCGTTGTTTCAACCTGGCATGTACGAACCGCCCGCGGGCCTCTCGCTCCAGCAGTCGCGCCAACCAGTATTCGCCCTGCTTCTCTGCGTCTCTAATGGCGGCTTTCTCCTGTTGGCCAAGGCGATGAGGCCCCCACTCGTTGGCGGCCTTGGTGACGGCCTCCTGGAGCATGTCGCCCACCTTATCCTCGGCGGGAATGTCCGCGAGCGACCTGCCACGTGGCAAGTGCCAGCGTTGGCCGTCACTGAGTTGCACCTGCCGGTTGCCGCCCCGGTGATGCATGACGGTTTCGGCGGAGCGGCCTCCAGGGGCCATTCCCGCCCCGGAGCCCTGCCCCGTCTTGAACGTCACCACCGCCAGGGGGCCCCGCGGTGAGGTGGCCACCGTCTCCACCGCCGCCACGGCCTTGACCAGGGCGCCCTCCGTCGCGAGCGCCGTCTCCACGACCTCCACGCGCTCCATGACGGCGGCGCCACCCTGCGCCTCGAACCGCGCGTCCGCGAGCTTGAAGCGTGGAAGCGACTTCACCCGTAAGGCCACCTGTCCCAGCGTGTGCCCGCTGAGCGTGGCCACCGCGAGAATCATCGCCCGCGCCGCGTCCTCGCCCAGCACCTTCCCGAAGTCCCCACCCGCCGCGCGCAGCTCCTCGAAGGTGCTGGCGTGGTGCGCCGTGTCGGCCATACGGGCCCACCCGTCCATCAGCCCGTACACCGTCTCGAGGCCCAGGTAGCCCACCAGGAGGACGGTCAGGCCGGCGGCCAGGGCCTTGGTCGTCGGCTCGGGCACCACCCACATCATGCAGTAGAGCGCCACCGTCCAGACGACCAGGGACACGAGTGCCCGCGCGTCCAGCAGCTCGCGCCCGAAGGCCGCGCGCGTCTCGTCGAGCACGGTGCCGAAGGCCAGGGCCAGCGCCAGCGTCCGCCGGTCGTCCGTGCGTAGGTAGGGCCCGTCGTCCAACAGGCCCAGGCAGTCGCCCCCACCCCGGTGCTCACACCACTTGAGGTACTTCTTCTTCAGGGCTTCATCCGCCTCGGGAGTGAGGGCACTGTTCTCGTCCACCGGCACCAGGGTGAGGACGCGCCCTCGGTATGGCTCGGCCAACCAGTCTTCCTCCAGCACCTTCAGTAGCGCGTGGGCGGCCTCTCGTGGAGTGCTGCGGCCCAGCCGCACGTCGCGAGCGAGCCGCTGGAAGGACTGCTGGAACTCGGCCCTGGGGATGGGCACCGGCCGGGTGGCGACGGCGCTGGGCTCCATGAAGTCCACCACGTACACGGTGGCGGACTCGAGCTCAGGCTCCGCCGTGGTGGCCACATGCTCCGAGGGGGCCGACGGAGGCGTGAGCGAGTTGTAGCGGTAGCCAGCAAGGTGGCTGTCATGGGGGGCCGTGGCACACGCGAACTGGAAGAGGATGATGAGGGCCCAGGCGCGAGAGCAGAGGTCCAAACGCGCGCCCGTAGGGCGAGCACCAGGAAGACGGGTGGGCACGGCGCACCTCCGCAAGTGGCGTAACCAAGAGCCGCTAATCCGGAATTACATGGAATGCAGGTGCGCCCGTCAAGCCACGGGTTGGGCTGGGGGGGAGGATGCAGCAGGTGAGTTATGGGTGCTGCGCCATCAATCCCGGTAGGACCACGCCTGCGCCAGAGCCAGCGCAGCTCGCGGCCTCGTCTTGAGGTCCAGACTGATGTTCTTGACGGCGACGCCAAGCTCCGCGTCCAGGAGGTCCGCCGCGCGCAGTCCTCGGAGTCCGCCCGGCCCGCCCTGCCGCGCCTTCCGTATGGCAGGACCTTGCCACCCACTTCTTGGATGGCTCCCGCTCAGGCGGTACCTCCCTGACCGCCGGGCACGTCCGTACCCAGTGGATCGTGTCCGCAGGATGATTAGCAGTGATGATTTATTATATAACAAATTCCGGTATCGTTTCTGACCCGTGGTTCAGAAACCCCCTGGGCAGTTTCTGACCGGCGGGTTAGTAATGGCCGCGTCATGGCTCGTCCCGCGGATCCTCATGCCCGTGAAGCACTCATCGCCGCCGCGCGAGCGGAGTTCGTGAAGAAGGGCATCCGCGGGGCGCGCATCGAGGACATCACCGCCGCCTGTGGCCTGTCCAAGGGCGCCTTCTACCTGCACTACTCCTCCAAGGAGGCCCTCTTCGGCGAGGTGGTGGGCGAGTTCACGGAGGCGATGAACCAGCTCGTCGTCCACCGGCTGAAGGCCACGGAGCGGTTCCTCTCCGAGCAGGGCCCGCTCGAGGCCCACGACGTGGCCGAGCGCTCCGAGCGGTACGAGCTCCTGGTGACGCTGAACGCCGAGTCGGACCTGAAGCTGCTCGAGCTGATATGGGCCTACCGCGATGTGATGAACGTGCTCATTCGCGGCAGCCAGGGCACCGACTTCGAGTCTCTGGTGTGGGGCATGGTGGGCCGCGAGACGGCGCGGGTGTCCCAGGAGTTCCAGCGGTTGCAGGCCGCCCACGCGTGCCGCTCGGACGTGCCTCCCGAGGTCATCGGCTCGCTCGTCGTTGGCACCTACCTGCTGCTGGCGCAGCAGATGAGCCAGATGGAGCAGAAGCCGGACCTGGCCGCCTGGGCCAACTCCATCCACCGCCTCATCCGCGAGGGCAGCCTGCCCCCGGCCTTCACGGCCTCGGGTCCCTCGACGTTGACGGTTCCGAAGAAGGTTCCGAAGAAGGCTTCGACTTCCCCGCGCCGGTCCACCCAGGCCCGCGCGCTCTCCCGCACCCGCAGCACTCCGAGGTCATGACCGTGAAACTCTCCAGGACTCCGCTCGTCGCCGGGCTCGCCGCCGTGGGCCTGGCCTCCACCGCGCTTCCCCTCTCTGGTTGCAAGGCGGACGCAGCCGCGCCGGCCACCGCCGCCAAGGCCGCCGCCGCGCAGGAGCTCCCCACGGTGACGCTGGCCACGCCGCGCGCCGTGCAGGCCTCGCGTCGCGAGGAGGTGACGGGCACGCTCTTTCCTTCCCAGGCCCTTCAGGTGGGTTTCGAGGTGGGAGGCCGGCTGGAGCGGGTGCGCGTGAAGAAGGGCCAGACGGTGCAGGAGGGCCAGGTGCTCGCGCAGCTCAACGCGGAGATCGCCGACGCGCAGCTGGCCCAGGCGCAGGCCTCGGTGGCAGCCGCCGAGGTGGCCGCCGCCATGGCCGCGGACGTGGCCGGGCGCAACGCGAAGCTGCAGCAGCAGGGCAACGTGAGCGACGTGCAGAACCTCACCTCCACCACCCAGGCGAAGCAGGCCGAGGCGCAGCTCATGGCCGCCAAGGCGCAGCTGGCCCAGGCGCAGGCCGGCCGCCGCAAGCACGACCTGAGGGCGCCCTTCGCCGGCACCGTCACCGACGCGCCCGAGCAGGTGGGCGCCATCGTGGGCCCGGGCGCGCCCCAGTTCTCCGTGGAGAACCTGGGCACCCTGCTGCTGAAGACGACGGTGGCCGAGTCCCTGCGCGCACAGCTCAAGCCGGGCACGAAGGTGCGCGTGGAGGTCATCGGTGGCGGCGCCTCCACGGACGAGGCCGTCATCCGCACCATCATCCCCTCCGCGGACCAGGCCACGCGCCGCATCCCGGTGGACATCCTGGTGCCCAACAAGGACGGCCGCTTCGTGGCCAACACCCTGGCGCGCGTCATCCTCCCGCTGGGCGACGCGCAGGACGCCCAGTCCCTGCCCGCCACCGCGCTGTCCTCCTCGGGCGGTGACCACGTCTACGTGGTGGCCCCCTCCGGCGAGGTGCGCCGCGTGGACGTCCAGGTGCTCGAGCGCGGTGTGCGCGAGGTGGTGGTGAAGGCCGCCGCTCCGCTGGACAAGGTCATCGAATACCCCACGCCGTCCCTCACCGAGGGGACGCGCGTCTCCGTGAAGTAGCCCTCCTCCCCAGGAATTCCAGAGCGTCCCCATGCTCCTCAGCGACGTCTCCATCCGCAGGCCGGTCTTCACGGCCATGCTCTCCCTCTGCCTCATCGTCCTCGGGGTGATGGGCTACACCCGGCTCGGGACCGACCTCTACCCGGACGTGTCCATCCCGGTGGTGGTGGTCAACACCATCTACAAGGGCGCCGGCCCGGGTGAAATCGAGACCCAGGTCATCAAGCCCATCGAGGATGCCGTCGCCGGCATCAGCGGTGTGGACAAGATCCACTCCTTCAGCCGCGAGAACGTCGGCACGGTGATCGTGCAGTTCAAGCTGTCGGCCAGCCTGGACCAGGCGGTGCAGGAGGTGCGCGACAAGGTGTCGGGCATCGTCAACAAGCTGCCGCAGGACGCGGATGCGCCGGTGGTGGGCCGCGTGGACATCTCCGCGGTGCCCGTCCTCACCTACGCGGCGAGCGCGCAGGCGGACTCGCGCACGGTGCGCAAGCTCATCGAGGACAAGCTCAAGCCCGCCCTGGCGCAGCTCGAGGGCGTGGCCGACGTGCGCATCAACGGTGGTGACGTGCGTGAAATCCAGGTGGACGTCGACCTGGACAAGGCGCGCGCGGTGGGAGTGACCCCGATGGACATCGCCCAGCGCATCGGTTCGGAGAACCTGGACCTGCCGGCGGGCCGGCTGCAGCTGGGGCCCACCGAGCTGACGGTGCGTTCGCTGGGACAGTTCAAGAGCGTGGACGAGCTGCGGCAGCTCCCGGTGGCGCAGAGCCGCACGGGCGCCCAGGTGCGGCTGGAGGAGGTCGCCACCATCACCGACGGCGTGGCCGAGCGCCGCACCACGGCGCGCCTCAATGGCCAGGACGCCGTCATCCTGGAGGTCATCAAGCAGCCCGGCTCCAACACCGTGGCCCTGAGCGACGCCGTGAAGAAGCAGATGGAGACCCTGGTGCCCTCGCTGGGCCATGGCTTCCAGACCACGCTGCTCATCGACCAGTCGGTCATCATCAACGAGAACGCCCACGAGGTGTGGATCGCCCTCATCTTCGGTGGCGCGATGGCGGTGCTCATCATCCTGGTGTTCCTGTTGGATCCGCGAGGCACCTTCATCTCCTCGCTGGCGCTGCCCACCTCCGTCATCGGTACGTTCTTCGTGATGTACATGCTGGGCTACACGCTCAACCAGATGACGCTGCTGGCGCTGTCGCTGGCCATCGGTCTGCTCATCGACGACGCGGTGGTGGTGCGCGAGGCCATCACCCACCGCCTGGAGCAGGGCGAGGATCCGGTGAGCGCGGCCTCCAAGGGCACCAGCGACGTCGGTCTGGCGGTGCTCGCCACCACGCTCGCCCTGGTGGCGGTGTTCGTCCCGGTGGCCTTCATGCCGGGCATGGTGGGTCAGTTCCTCCAGCAGTTCGGCATCACCATCTCGGTGGCGGTGCTCATCTCGCTCTTCATCTCCTTCACGCTGGACCCGATGCTGTCCGCGCGCATGGCGAAGCAGCGCAAGCCCGGCGAGCACCACCAGGAGAACGCGCTGGCCAAGGCCATCCGCGGCTTCCTGGATGACAGCGAGCGCGTCTACTCGAACATCCTGCGCTGGGTGCTCGACCACAAGTGGCTCACCACGGGCATCACCGTGCTGGTGATGGTGGTGTCCTTCGGCGCCGCCAGCCGCCTGGGTGTGGAGTTCCTCTCGCCCGAGGACCGCTCGCAGTTCATCGTGCAGCTCATCCTCCCCGACGCCTCCAGCCTGGAGCAGACGGGCGTGCGCGTGGCGGAGGCCGAGAAGATCCTCAAGGACATCCCCGAGGTGACGGATGTCTACTCCATCGTCGGTGACAACGGCGATGTGAACAAGGCGCGCATCCGCGTGCTCACCAAGGAGAAGCACGAGCGCGAGCGGGGCATCCAGGCCATCAAGGAATCGGCGCGCGAGCTGCTCGCGCCCGCGCTGCCCGCCACCCGCGTCATCATGCAGGACCTGCCCATCGTCGACGGTCTGGGCGGCGACTTCTTCCCCATCATGGTGCGCGTCATCGGGCCGGACCTGGGCAAGCTCCAGGAGGAGTCCGAGCGCATCGCCCAGATTCTGCGTGAGATCCCGGGCACCGCGGACGTGCGCGTGGACTTCAACCCGCCCAAGCCGGAGCTGGCCATTGAGATCGACCGGGCCCGCGCCAAGGACCTGGGCCTGAGCGCCGCGGCGCTGGCCATGCAGATGCGCATGGCGATCGGCGGTGACGTGGCCGCCAAGCTGCGCGAGGGCGTGGACGAGACGGACATCCGCGTGCGCCTGACCCAGCGCGACCGTGAAACGCCCGAGCGCGTGCGGCAGATCGAGCTGGCCACCCCCCGCGGGATGGTCCCGGTGACGGACGTGGCGAAGGTGGAGCTGCGCGATGGCCCCAGCGTCATCGAGCACGAGAACCGTCAGCGGCAGCTCGCCGTCTACGCCCAGCTCAATGGCGCGGCCCTGGGCGAAGTGGCCAGCCAGCTCCAGCAGCGCGTGGACGAGAAGCCGTTGCCCCCGGGCTACTCGCTCGTCTACGACGGACAGATGAAGCTGATGAACGAGCAGAACGACGCCTTCATCACCGCGGGTCTGCTGGCCTTCGTCTTCATCTACATGGTGCTCGCCAGCCAGTTCGAGTCCCTCAAGCACCCCTTCACCATCATGGTGTCGCTGCCTCTGGCGCTCGTGGGTGCGCTGCTGGGTCTGTTCTTCGGCGGCTTCCACGTGTCCATGGGCGCGATGATCGGCATCATCCTGCTGATGGGCCTGGTGACGAAGAACGCCATCCTCCTGGTGGACGGCGCGCTGCAGTACCTGCGCGAGGGTGACACGGTGGACCAGGCGCTGATGAAGGCCGGCCCGCGCCGCCTGCGCCCCATCCTCATGACGAGCGCCGCCATGGCCATCGGCATGGTGCCCACCGCCATCGGCAAGGGCGTGGGCTCCGAGTTCCGCGCCCCCATGGCCATCGCCGTCATCGGTGGTGTCATCACCTCCACCTTCCTCACGCTGCTGGTGGTGCCGGTGGTGTTCGCCGCCATGGAGCGCCTGGGCTTCTCCAAGCGCGTTCCGAAGACACAGGAAGAACTCCCCTCCGCGCCTGTTCAGGAGCCCCAGGCGCAGCACTCCGGTCGCGCCGCCTGAGCGCGGCCGGGTGCCCCCCTCTTCTTCGCGTTGCCATCGCCTATGTTCATCCGAATCGCCGCCGCCGGGTCCGCCCGGCGCCCCCTCTCGCTCGTCCTCCTCGCCGCCCTCTCTCCGCTCGGCGCGCTCGCCCAGGCGCCCGCGGCCACGCCCCAGCCGGCACCCTCCACGCAGCCCGGTCTGGCGGCGGCTCCGGCTCCCGGCACGCTGCGCACCGTGACGCTGCAGGAGGCGCTCTCCCTCGCCGCGAAGCAGAGCCCGGACGTGGCCTCCGCTCGCGCCCAGGCCGCGGTGGCCGCCGCGGGGGTCCGCCGCGCCTGGACGGCGTGGCAGCCCGAGCTGACGGTCAGTGCCCAGTATGTCCGCTCCAGCGCCGAGGCCCAGCTGGACCTGGGGCAGTTCGTCGGACTGGTGGGCGGCGTGTTCAACCTCCTGCCCCAGAATCCGCAGCTCATCCCGGAGCCCGTCGTCATCACGGCGAAGGACTCGCGCTACGCGACGGCTCAAATCTCCCAGCCCCTCTTCACCCCGGCCGGCGTCTTCCTCATCGGCCCGGCGAAGGCGGGCGCGGAGGCGGCGGAGCTGGGCGCCCTGGAGGCGCGCGAGCAGGTGCTGCTGGCGGTGGCGCGCACCTACCTGGGGTTGCAGGGCATCACCCAGATGATGGACGCGGCGCGTGAGGCGGAGTCGGTGGCGCTCCAGCGCGAGGGCGAGGCCAGGGCGCAGCTCGACGTGGGCATGACGGTGGAGGCGGCGCTGCTGCGCGCGCAGACGGAGACGGCCCAGGCGCGCGTGCAGCTCGCGCAGCTCTCCGGCCAGTACGCGCAGCTGCTGGCGATGCTGGGCGCGCTGGTGGGCGAGCCCGTGCAGCCCGCTCCGCTCGACGCCCCGGGCCCCCGCTGGGACATCCCCTCCGAGGACACCAGCCCCTGGGAGAACACCTACGCGGTGCGCTCGGCCGCCAAGGTGGTGCAGGCCAACGAGGGCAAGGTGACGTACGACCGTTTCTCGTGGCTGCCGAGCCTGGTGGCCCAGGCCCGCGGCATCTACAACTCCAACTCCGGCTTCACCGGGACGAACACCACCTACGAGCTGTCCGTCGCGGCCTCGATGCCGCTGTATGACCGCGGGCAGCGCTACGCGGCGCTGCACGAGGACAGGGCCCGGCTGGAGCAGGCGAAGGCGCAGTACGAGTCGTCTCGCGCCAAGGCCCATGCGAACTGGGTGGCCGCGAAGGCCAACCTGGAGGCCGCGCAGGCCGCGCTGACCCAGGCCGAGGCCCAGGCGCAGCTCGCCGCCCGGGTGCAGCAGCAGGTGGCGGCCGCCTTCAAGGCCGGGATGTCCACCAGCTTGGAGATGTCAGACGCGGACACGCGGCGCTTCCTCGCCGCCAGTGCCGCGGCGCAGGCCCGGGCCACGCTGGAAATCCGCCGCGCGGAGCTCGCCGCCGCCGGAGGCCGCATCGCCGCCTCCATCGAGCAGCAGCAGCCACAGCAGTAGGCGGGAGGCGGAGTGAGCCCGGACGCGCCCTCGACTCCGGGGTTGCTCGCGGTGGACCTCGGGCTGCGCTCGGGGCTCGCCTTCTATGGGGACGACGGGCGGCTGCGCTGGTACCGCTCGCAGAACTTCGGCTCCCAGTCACGGCTCAAGCGCGCGGTGCCGGCGGTGCTGCACTCGGCCGGGCCGCTCGCGTGGCTGGTATTGGAGGGCGGAGGGCCCATCGCCGAGGTCTGGGAGCGCGAGGCCGCGCGGCGGGCCCTCCCCGTGTTGCGCGTATCCGCCCAGGACTGGCGCGCCCGGCTCCTGTACGCCCGTGAGCAGCGCAGCGGGGGCCTCGCGAAGGACGCCGCGGATGGGCTCGCGCGCCGGGTGATCGAATGGTCTGGAGCGCCGAGGCCCACGTCGCTGCGGCATGACGCGGCGGAGGCGGTGTTGTTGGGCTTGTGGGCGGTGCTCGAGGTGGGGTGGTTGGCACAGGTGCCGCCCGAGGTACGCCGCTAGCGCCCTCTCCCTCTGGGAGAGGGCGGGGGGTGAGGGTCGTCACCCAGCGTGTCACCGTGCGAGGAATACCCTCACCCCAACCCTCTCCCAGAGGGAGAGGGAGCATCACGCGCGCTTCGAGCTTTCTCCCGTCACCACCGCGGATCCAATGAGGTGCGCCAGCCGCAACGCCTCCGGCACATGCCCCCGGTCCGTGAGGCGCTTCAAGGCCTCCGCCACCCACTCGGGCTCCGCGCCCTGCACCTGGAACGTGAAGCCTCCGAGCTGGTGGATGGGGCCCGCCCGCCTCAGCAACTCCAGCCTCCGCTCCGCGCGGGGCAGGTGGCGCAGCGCGCGCTCCATCGCGTCCAGGTCCGGCAACCGCCGCATCACCGACACACAGGGCTTGCCCAGCGTATGCGCCAGCCGCGGCAGGTCCACCACGTTGAAGCCGCCGAAGGCGATGCCATCCAACAACACCAGGTGCAGCTGCGGCAGGAACTTGCCGCCCACCAGCAGCCGGCACACCTCGTCCGTCGCCGTCCACCCGTCCTTGCGCACCCGTCCCCAGACGAGTCCCTCGAAGCGCGTGCCGGCGCACACCACGCCCACCAGCGGCACCCTCGCGCCTGGACGTCTGGCGAAGGGGGCATCATCGAAACCGGCGACTCGGGGCAGGGGAGGCAGACGCATGCGCATGAAAAAGAAAGAGCCCGACCCCAGCCGAGGTCGGGCTCCAGGAATCATCCGTGGTGCGGACTATCCGGCGGCGCGAACGTTCTGCGCCTGCAGGCCCTTGGGGCCACGCGTGATCTCGAACTCCACGCGCTGTCCCTCGGCCAGGGTGCGGAAGCCATCCATGTTGATGGCGGTGTGGTGGCAGAACACGTCCTCGCCACCTCCGTCCTGCGTGATGAACCCGAAGCCCTTAGCGTCGTTGAACCACTTGACCGTACCGGTTGCCATGAATCGTTCTTCTTTCGTCACAGCGGCGGCACACGAACCGCCGTTCCCAACCCGAACTTGAGCCGGGGGTTCAGGCGTAGTCCGTCCGCTCACAAAAGTCGAGAGGACGGCCCCGCCGACTGTTCACGTTCGTGCAGCGTTGATGCCCGACTCCAATGCATCCACATCCGCGGATTCCAGCTGCGCCGTTTCTCCCGTGGGCGGCTCGAAGCCGGCGCGGCCGATCTGCTTCGTCCCGTACTGGGGGAAGAAGGGGGCCAGCACATAATTCCGGAAACACCACCCGAAGAAGCTGCGCTGGTTGAGCTCCGGGTTGATGCGGGGGGCGAGCTTCGCGTGAATCTCGGGGAGGGTGCTCCAGTGGGCGCCGGCCACCTCGTGGTGGGCCGAGTGCAGACCGTTGTTGAAGAGCAGGAAGTTGATGAGCTTGCCATCGAAGCTGCGCGAGTGGTCGTGCTCGCTCCAGGGGTCCGCGTGGACGTGCTGGATGTAGTTGAAGAACATGATGGTCCACAGCGCGAAGAGCGCCGGGATGAGGAAGGCGAAGCTCCACACCATGATGCCGCGCCCCAGCCCGTGCCACGCGATGGCCACCCCGAGCAGCGCCAGGTGCAGGCCGGCCCACGTGCAGTACTGGGTGATGATCTGCCGGTAGAGCACGGGGTTGGACTGACGCGCCTTGCGGATGTACTGCTTGATGGGATCGCTCTGCCAATACGACGAGACGAAGAAGTACGTGAAGGCGACCCACCAGTTGTGCTTGTTGGTGTAGCGCCAGGTGATGGTCGCGTCGCCCGGCTTGTTGACGTACTTGTGGTGGTTGAGATTGTGCGTGGGCACCCAGGCGAACGTGGGGTAGCCGTAGAAGTGCGCCAGCCACAGGCTCATCCAGAAGTTGAGCTTGCGGCTCTTGAAGGTCGGGCAGTGGTTGTGGTTGTGCGCGATGACGCCCGCGGACAGGGCCAGATAGCAGCTGATCGGACTGAGGTAGGGGATGAGCGCGGGGTTGACGTACTGCGCCATCGCCACCACGGGCATGAAGAGGCACCAGAGAAGAGTTCGATAGTCGGCTGCGTAGCGGAGGCTCATGGCGCCGGAGGCTACATCCAACCCCCCCAGGGGTCCCTAATACTCTTTCGCTGGAGTCGAGCAGGCGAGTTCACCGGTCGGCGAAAGCCGGGACACGTGCCTACTCTTGTCCTGGGAGGTCATGAGCCATGGATCGCAGCCCTGTTCCCCCCGCCCGGGGCGCCACCGTGCGCGGCGCGCTGGAGGCGGAGTTGGCCTCTGCGCCGCAGACGGGTCTCACCACGAAGGAGCTCTCCGGGCTGGTGGGCATCTCCGAGAAGGACGTGGCCGGGCACCTGGAGCACCTGGAGAAGTCGCTCCGGGCCGGAGGCGCCGCGCTGGAGGTGATTCCCGCCGAGTGCCTGGCGTGTGGCTACGTCTTCCGTGACCGCAAGCGCCTGAGCCGGCCCGGCTCCTGCCCCGAGTGCCGCTCCACCCGCATCGACCCGCCCGCGTTCCGCATCCGCTGAGAGTCCAAGAATGAATGCTCCCTCTCCCCTCGGGAGAGGGGGGGAGGGTACCCGGGCCCGTTCTCCAACCCGTGGCCCACGGTGGGGACAGGGGTTCAACCCGGGTTCGTCCGATACCCTCACCCCGTCCCTCTCCCGAAGGGAGAGGGGAAGTGGCCGCGGACTAGGCCGGCTTGATGGTCGGCTTGCCCTCACCGGCGATGGCGGACATCGGGGTCTCGATGCGCATGCCGTAGAAGGAGCGGTAGACGAACACCATCGACGCGATGAAGAAGAGGCCCGCGAACACCCGGGTGATGGTGGCCTGGCCGGCCGCGCTCAGCTCCACCGCCAGCTCCACCGCCAGCAGGCCGA contains:
- a CDS encoding TolC family protein codes for the protein MFIRIAAAGSARRPLSLVLLAALSPLGALAQAPAATPQPAPSTQPGLAAAPAPGTLRTVTLQEALSLAAKQSPDVASARAQAAVAAAGVRRAWTAWQPELTVSAQYVRSSAEAQLDLGQFVGLVGGVFNLLPQNPQLIPEPVVITAKDSRYATAQISQPLFTPAGVFLIGPAKAGAEAAELGALEAREQVLLAVARTYLGLQGITQMMDAAREAESVALQREGEARAQLDVGMTVEAALLRAQTETAQARVQLAQLSGQYAQLLAMLGALVGEPVQPAPLDAPGPRWDIPSEDTSPWENTYAVRSAAKVVQANEGKVTYDRFSWLPSLVAQARGIYNSNSGFTGTNTTYELSVAASMPLYDRGQRYAALHEDRARLEQAKAQYESSRAKAHANWVAAKANLEAAQAALTQAEAQAQLAARVQQQVAAAFKAGMSTSLEMSDADTRRFLAASAAAQARATLEIRRAELAAAGGRIAASIEQQQPQQ
- a CDS encoding DUF99 family protein, which gives rise to MRLPPLPRVAGFDDAPFARRPGARVPLVGVVCAGTRFEGLVWGRVRKDGWTATDEVCRLLVGGKFLPQLHLVLLDGIAFGGFNVVDLPRLAHTLGKPCVSVMRRLPDLDAMERALRHLPRAERRLELLRRAGPIHQLGGFTFQVQGAEPEWVAEALKRLTDRGHVPEALRLAHLIGSAVVTGESSKRA
- a CDS encoding cold-shock protein encodes the protein MATGTVKWFNDAKGFGFITQDGGGEDVFCHHTAINMDGFRTLAEGQRVEFEITRGPKGLQAQNVRAAG
- a CDS encoding fatty acid desaturase family protein, translating into MSLRYAADYRTLLWCLFMPVVAMAQYVNPALIPYLSPISCYLALSAGVIAHNHNHCPTFKSRKLNFWMSLWLAHFYGYPTFAWVPTHNLNHHKYVNKPGDATITWRYTNKHNWWVAFTYFFVSSYWQSDPIKQYIRKARQSNPVLYRQIITQYCTWAGLHLALLGVAIAWHGLGRGIMVWSFAFLIPALFALWTIMFFNYIQHVHADPWSEHDHSRSFDGKLINFLLFNNGLHSAHHEVAGAHWSTLPEIHAKLAPRINPELNQRSFFGWCFRNYVLAPFFPQYGTKQIGRAGFEPPTGETAQLESADVDALESGINAART
- a CDS encoding transcriptional regulator; this translates as MDRSPVPPARGATVRGALEAELASAPQTGLTTKELSGLVGISEKDVAGHLEHLEKSLRAGGAALEVIPAECLACGYVFRDRKRLSRPGSCPECRSTRIDPPAFRIR